One candidate division WOR-3 bacterium genomic window, GTACAACTGGTAAACAAAGTTAACATTTTCACCCGAGGTTTCAACAGTTCCACACACAAAATAATCTGCGTTGAGACTCAGAGCGATCTGTTTGCAGGTTTCCGGGAACAGTTTATTGTTGGTGAGATTGCTTCGGGATATCTCTTTGTTTACATTATCGGTAGGAATTACCTCAAGGAGTACGTTACCGGTAATTCCCTGGTAAAGGGACTTTTGAAGGCGATTGCCAAGCTGGAGTTTTTGGGCCCCAGGCTCGGTTTCCATAAGAGGAAAGACGGCAATTCTATATCTTTTTCCTCCGGATGTTGTTTGCTGAGCATAGGTTTTGTTTAACTCCTGAAGTACTTTGTCCGTTATGTCCTGAGAATTTGAAACGTAAAGGATCACCTTTGCATCGTTGTTTAACACTAAGTCAAAACCGTTTGCCACTGCCACATTTTTGATGGTTTCCTGAATTTTCTTGTAATAGGGCTCTAAAAGCTCAGAAGATTTTTTATAAAAGAGCCCATTGTCTCCCCAGATGTTTTTGATAAAATTTGAGTATGCTTCTTGGGCCTTCTGTATTTCCAGTTCTCTTTTTTCTCTGCCTTTCTCTGTAAGTCCAGGCTTTTCTATTTCTAAAAGATTTTTAAGCGAATCTATATACTGTTTGAGACTGTCCTTCTGCCTTTCCCATTCTAAAACAAACCTGTCCAGTTCTCTCTTTGCATCCTGGAACTCAATGTATTCATAGAAGATGCGATTCATATCAACGGTTGCGATGGACACATCCTTGCCTTGAAGTGTTGGGGTGATAGACAACGTTAAAAGTAAGAAAGTGGCAATTTTCCTTATCACTTTAAACCTCCAGTTTTTTCTCCAGTTCTTCTATTATTATATGCCCTATAATTTGGTGGCACTCCTGGATTATCGGAGTATTTTTTGATGGTACATGGATAACTACGTCCACCTGGTCTTCTACTTCTGTCGGGTCTGCGCCCGTTAAGAAGATAACGGCCATTTTCTTAGCTATTGCCGTTTTGATTGCCTTAATCACATTTTTTGAGCTTCCTGATGTAGAAAGGGCTACCAAAACATCGCCTTCCTTTCCGAGCCCTTCTACCTGCCTTGAAAAGATTTCCTCAAAGCCGAAATCGTTCCCTGTGGCAGTAATAAGAGACGTATCGGCGGATAGGGAGACAGATGGGAGCGGGGTTCTTTGGGTTTTATATTTTACCATTAATTCGGTGCTGAAATGCATCGCCTGAGCGGCACTACCGCCGTTTCCGCACCATAGAACTTTTTTCCCCTTTTTAAGTGCGTTGGAAATTATTTCTGCAGAGAGGATTATTTTATCACTTTCCGTCTTTGATAAAAGCTCAACGGTTTTTAAAACTTCTTCAAATCGTTTTTCCATTGAACTTTATTTTAAAGCTTGCATCTCGCATTGGAAAAGGTAGCTTAAATATTTGACAGAACAAAGGGAGGCTTTTAAAATTATCCAAATGATACAGGAGAAAGTAGAGCAATATACTGATGATTTAACTGGAGCACGAAATAGAAAGTTCCTTAGTACCTTCGCCGACCTTGAGATACGACGGGCCCAGCGATATCGCACAAATTTTTCCATAATTCTTTTTGATATCGATAACTTCAAGGAAATTAACGATCTTTACGGGCATCTTGAGGGTGATAAGGTTCTCAAGGAACTTTCTCAGTTCATTATGAAATCTTTAAGAGAGTCTGATGTTCTCATTAGATATGGTGGGGACGAGTTTATTATTTACCTTCCTAATACGGATTTTGAGGATGCCAAGTTTGTTGCCGAAAAAATCCTTAGCAGCGTGAAATCTCAGAGGATAGCTGGAAGGAGTATCTCCCTCAGCATGGGTATCGCCGAATATCCAAGGGATGGCAAGACGTGGCAGGAACTCTTTAACAAGGCGGATATAGCCCTTTACAGAGCGAAAAGGAGAGGTAAGGGTCGTATTGCCTGGGTTGAAGAAGTAGAAGCGGTTCCTGTAATTCCAACATCCCAGTTTGTTGACAGAATAGAGGAGAAGAGAACCCTTATAAATCTTATAAATCAGGACCAAAAACTGGTAATCGTCCGAGGAGGGGCCGGCATAGGTAAAACCCGTCTTGTGAAAGATACTCTAAAAAGAGTTGAAGGCGTCTACTTTTTTATGGGGGTAGCATACGGAGCCCTTTCCGAAGTCCCCTTTAGTCTTTTGAAGGATTTGATTCGGTACTGTTACGACAACTATAAAATAGAATCAAAGGAGGCTCTCTCTAATTTTGACCAATTTGAACTTGCCGCTTTTTACTCTATTTTTCCAGAAGCAAGTAAAAGTGGCAGTGTAAAGAATATAGATAAGTACAAGCTCTACGATACTATACTGAAGTTCTTCAAGCATTTTGCAGTTCATAAAAGGGTTTTAATTTACATTGACGATATACAGTGGG contains:
- a CDS encoding SIS domain-containing protein, which produces MEKRFEEVLKTVELLSKTESDKIILSAEIISNALKKGKKVLWCGNGGSAAQAMHFSTELMVKYKTQRTPLPSVSLSADTSLITATGNDFGFEEIFSRQVEGLGKEGDVLVALSTSGSSKNVIKAIKTAIAKKMAVIFLTGADPTEVEDQVDVVIHVPSKNTPIIQECHQIIGHIIIEELEKKLEV
- a CDS encoding OmpH family outer membrane protein, translated to MIRKIATFLLLTLSITPTLQGKDVSIATVDMNRIFYEYIEFQDAKRELDRFVLEWERQKDSLKQYIDSLKNLLEIEKPGLTEKGREKRELEIQKAQEAYSNFIKNIWGDNGLFYKKSSELLEPYYKKIQETIKNVAVANGFDLVLNNDAKVILYVSNSQDITDKVLQELNKTYAQQTTSGGKRYRIAVFPLMETEPGAQKLQLGNRLQKSLYQGITGNVLLEVIPTDNVNKEISRSNLTNNKLFPETCKQIALSLNADYFVCGTVETSGENVNFVYQLYRTATGEKLQEITGSATNPRESLDVESLQKARLLSQQFKP